The genomic stretch ATTTGATCTTTATCAAGATGACCACAATTTAATCTATAATAATAGATAAAATCTTACACTGGAGGCATTTTAATTTTGAACTAGTTGTGACATGCTATGCGAATTATCATTTAATTCAAGGTTTCCATTGCATGAGTTATTGCCTTGTGTAAGTAGCTTTACTGAATGTTTTGTTTCTTTGTAGTGGAAGGCGAGTAAGTGGCTTCTAATCCGGAGATTTGAATTCTTATTTAGATTCACAGTGAACAACGGATAGAAATGATTGTAGCTAGACATTTCTCTCCTTCAAAGCTTAAACCGCTCTTTTATTTATCACTCCTTTCCGACTGCGAAAACCACGTGCAGTCTAATCTTTTTACAACCTTAACGCCGAACTCCCATATCCATAGCCTTGCAAATTTTTTACCTCATCCATCATGTAATTTATTTAGGCATTTCTCTTCACAGCCGGAAGAGTCAGGATCGAAACAAAAGTTACCGTTTTCTCGTGAGGGTAATTATGATGAAGGCACTTCCCATTCTCTTCATGTCTGCCCTGGTTGTGGGGTTTGTATGCAAGATTCCAACCCAAGACACCCTGGTTATTTCATCAAACCATCTGAGAAGGACATAAATTATAAACTGTATACCCATCTTGAACCTGTTGCAGCAGAGCCCGAATTCTCTAATACTGTTAAAAAAGGTTTTGTTGTTGAACCTGAAAAGCTTAACAGTATTAGTGATGTTGACTTGGTTAGAAAACCAGAAAAGCCAGTGGTATGTGCACGCTGTCATTCGTTGAGGCACTATGGGAAGGTGAAGGATCCATCTGTGGAAAACTTGTTACCGGATTTCGACTTCGATCATACAGTGGGAAGGAAGTTGGCATCGACAAGTGGGACCCGTTCAGTGGTGCTTATGGTTGTGGATGCAGTGGATTTTGATGGGTCGTTTCCAAGGAAGGTTGCAAAGTTGGTTTCTAAGACAATTGAAGACAACTCTTCTGCGTGGAAGCAGGGTAAGTCAGGGAACGTGCCTAGAGTAATACTTGTAGTCACAAAGATTGACTTATTGCCTAGCTCACTGTCGCCGACAAGATTGGAGCATTGGATTAGGCAAAGAGCTAGAGAGGGTGGCATTATTAAGATTACTAGTTTGCACATGGTGAGTGCGCTCAGAGATTGGGGACTTAAGAACCTTGTGGATGATATTGTTGGTTTGGCTGGATCTAGAGGGAGTGTGTGGACTGTTGGAGCACAGAATGCAGGAAAGAGTACATTAATAAACTCTATAGGGAAGCATATTGGAGGGAAGATTACACATCTGACGGAAGCACCTGTTCCAGGGACTACGCTCGGCATTGTTAGAGTCGAAGGTGCTCTTCCAAGTCAGGCAAAATTATTTGATACACCCGGCCTTCTCCATCCTTACCAGATTACAACAAGGTTGTTGAGGGAAGAGCAAAAGCTTGTTTACATGACCAAGGAGTTGAAACCTAGGACATATAGAGTTAAGGTTAGTGCATACTAATTTCTGTCGCTGACTTTAATATTATTATTTACATATGTATGCTCATTTGTGCGCTCTAGTGTTGTTTCATCTTTTGCATCTTGTTAAAATCGTTTGTGCTTCATTCTTTTACCAATGAATTGTGGTAGGCTGGTCATTCGATTCACATAGCTGGTCTTATGAGATTGGATGTAGAAGAAACGTCCTTGGATACCATCTATGTCACAGTGTGGGCATCTCCTTATCTTCCTTTGCATATGGGTAAAGTAGAAAATGCAACTAAAATGTTCCAAGAACATTTTGGACACCAATTACAGGTATTCTCTTTGCTCGTTTTAATTGACAAGTCATTTTGAGCACTATCTAGATATTCAATTGCCATGATATGCTTATGTTGGTGAAGTTTTTATGTGTTGGTAGAGTGCTTGTAGATATCTCTATGTTGCAAGAAAAGACGCAAATTTCTCTTTTGATTTATAGGCATTATTCATTGTGCATTACAATTTCCTCTCGTATAACTACTTTGAATTTTCCTTTGTTCAGCCACCAATTGGAGAGAAACGAGTCGAAGAATTAGGGAATTGGGTTAGAAGGGAATTTCATGTTGGTGGAAACAGTTGGGACTCGAGTTCTGTAGACATTGCTGCTGCTGGCCTTGGTTGGTTTGCCATTGGACTTAAAGGGGAGGCTGTCTTAGGTGTTTGGACTTATGAAGGAGTCGATGTTGTTCAGCGAAATTCTTTGATACCCTATAGATCAAATACTTTTGAAGTTACAGGATTTACTGTGTCGAAGATTGTCTCACAGTCTGACCGAGCTTCAAATAAGCCACGTCAACAAAATGACAAGAAGACGAAGCGGATCGACTCAAAATCGCTATCCAGTTCGGTTGAATCACCACTGTTGACCTCTGATGGAGGCAATTAATAATGATGTCAGTTTGGAGGAAAACACTGATATTTCTGACTTACAAAATATCTTAGTTTTATAACATAGTTTTGCAGTAATGTCTTATCCAAAATCCAATCTAAGTTAATTCTGATCTGTATCAGATTCCTTGTTTGTTTGAAAGTGGTGTCAAAATAGTTTCAGAAATATTTTATGTTGTGTTTTGTAGTTTATTATTGCAGATCAGAATTGGCTCTCAATGTTTAGATCCTTGTGAGTTAGTTGAAGAGGCTTAATAAGATTATTAACTTTGCATCCACAGAGGTTCTCGTTTGAGAATAAAAATTAAACTATTTATTTTAAATATGAATAGTAGTATGCATTGAAATTGTGCTGGATTCTTTTTCATGATAAAAACATTTGATCTTATCATGTTATAATTTAAtattttctcttttgattttatcatttatttttttaaaatattgtATTAACAATTGTTGAAATAGAATTACAAGTGTGAGTAGTATGGGGGAAGTTTCATATTAATTAAGAATGTGGAGACTtgaacatttataagtgagagaattTATATATCTATTACCTTAAGGTTTTAGATGAGTATGTAACGTGTCTTTCACAAAGGTATTTTGCTCGTATAAAAAGAAAGGTTTCAAAGAAAAAAAAGCTCTCATGTTGACCTCCCGAATTATCCCAACAGTGGTATCATGAGAAGAGAACTACTTGTTGAAAAGTATCAACGATACAAGTGTACGTGGATGAAAGAGTTTCTATTTTAGAGAGAATATTCTAGATAGATTCACACTTGAAGGAGAGAGTGTTGAAAAAAATTACGAGTGTGAATAGTATGAGAAAGTTTTATATTGGTTAAAAATGTGAAGatttgagcatttataagtgggagaaCCCACGTAGAACAGAAAGATCTCTAAACCCTAAAAATACTCCCTTTGATCCCCTAATTACCCCAACAAcaattttttttacaaataaTCACTTATACCACAATTTAgtaatgtttttttttattatataaatAATCACTTGCACCTCAATTTAGTAAAGACATGTGTTGATCTTAAGGGTTTATAGAAATATGGTTAATCGTACCATCTAAAATTTGAACAAGGTTAAATGGTTAATAGACGGAATTAAACAATCACTTGCACCTCACTTAATGACATAAAATTTGAACAATTTAAATGgtaaataaacaaaattaaatactgtaaataattaagttaattaaatttaaatttaaattaatttaaattgTTTCAATAACCgtttaaaaaaatattattttaattttttaaaataaaaagtatTGTTTTAAAATAAGAAAATATCTTAAATAATTTTTTCATTCTTGTACCACCGTTGAAAGACACCTTTATCTCGTCATGGGCACTTCCAGGGGACACGCCGCCTGGCCACCATCTCAAGAAGACTTTCGACACAAGGAGTCAGTACTTTACTCAAACCAGGCTCTGATATCACTGATGGGTCATCATGAGAGGAATTATTCACATTAGGTAAAACACTCGCCTAAAAGTCAAAGACTCGCACAAACAAGTGAGAGAGACTCTATATATTCACTTAAAAGCTTAAGGTGACATGTTTATGGATCCTCTTACTTATAAAGTGCTCAACCTCCACTTTGTaaactcacacttgtttctcaacaTAACTCAAATTTGTTTCTCAACAAtctccccctcaagtgtgagtccatcCATTATGATTCTCCTTAAGTGAATTCTTTTTCATTCACATGCTTGTACCGCTGTTGAGAGACACCCTTATCTTGTCATGGACACTTCAAAGAAACATGTCGTCTGATCCCCATGTCAATAAGACTTTCGACACAAGGATTCAGTCCTTTACTTGAACCATCGACTCTAATACCACTGATGAGTCATCACTAGGGATAATCATTTACATTGGATCAAACACTCACCTAAAGGTTAAAGACCCACTCAAACAAGTGAGAGAGATGCCACATATTCAacaaaaaccttaaggtgataggtgtatgggttctctcacttataaagtgctcaaccttcatttttctaagcaatgtgggacttAGAACTCACACTTATATCGTTGTGTTCTTTATTTTCTGCACTTATCTCTCAACATCTTTTCTTTTACATCAGTCCTGAAAAATTAAGAACGTACATCCTCTGATCACTATTATAAGCAATAAAACTTTTTTAGGTTCATTGAACAATTGATGTATCTGGTATGTAATAATGACCAAATACATAGTttattcaatgaatctaaaaagTTTTTTGTTGCTTATAATAGTGACTGGAGGGTGTAATTGCTAACGATACTAGTTGAGAAAATTTTCAATAATACTAAATAATATAATTCACCCCCTCTTTGATTGCATTTCATACTTACACAAAGTGTAACACGGATGACTCGTTCAAGCTCTTTAGCATCATACTAGGGGAATGGCTGTTTCAAAATGATAAAgatgatttattttatggttTTTCCTGATTTTATGGAAGATAATTCATATATGCAGGCACAATTGTTTGAAGTCATTAAAGCCATAAAGATTGCTTCTCAATTTGGTTGGTTAAATTTATGGTTGGAAACATATTCGACCATGGTCATCCTTGTGACACAAGACTCAAATATAGTGCCTTGGAATATAAGCACTATGTGGCTTAACACTATGGTCAAAGTTAGATTTGTgattgtcgcaacctgaaaaaggagatgcgaaaaaacaaccggcgagaaagaaatgacagaagagtcgccaccgttcgttatttatcccaaaggagggaaaggaaacgctcgaagtaaacctggaaaaaggaaaggaaaagacaaggtctcgcaaccaaatcttgggttcgggagtcgattatgcgaagggaaggtattagcacccctacgcatccgtaatactctacgggatccacttttgttgttcttgtctaaaaggtgtgagcttatctaatgtactatttactaaaaaggggtcaaaagaaaatgactcgcacggatgtcgcatccactgcatacgtatctcatctgaatatgagaatcagagtcttcgtagctcggctgcctatgggttaaagaggagtgtgctcgctaagacatcacgtcttatgcctacgtatctcatctggaatgagaatcagagcaaaccgtagttcggctaactacgggtataaaggtctcgattgcaactagggcaagagaaagggaaggtctcgatcgcaacgagggcgagagaaaagaatcgcaacgagggcgaaagcaaacaaggattagttgttagttgtcagtcaaactcggcaagacatcgcatcttgtgcctacgtatctcatctgaacatgagaatcagagttgccgtagttcggctacatagggattgccatatgaacatggacttacaaaggaagacaccagttgtgtcaaaggagagtgggcaatgtgttcacattctagcagcaggtgtcgcagctcgctgaatcgagtcttaggcagttacctctttgcaataggacggactacatgccacaagatcggagacgctcggaaaggtctagaagtgggagaagctctgccctagagttgtcatgcaatatgtacttaagtgttaggatttacaaatgggaatatctacttaatgttagcatgcaaagaatatgagaattctacctatgttatcatacaaaagaataagggaa from Lathyrus oleraceus cultivar Zhongwan6 chromosome 7, CAAS_Psat_ZW6_1.0, whole genome shotgun sequence encodes the following:
- the LOC127100951 gene encoding GTP-binding protein BRASSINAZOLE INSENSITIVE PALE GREEN 2, chloroplastic, producing MIVARHFSPSKLKPLFYLSLLSDCENHVQSNLFTTLTPNSHIHSLANFLPHPSCNLFRHFSSQPEESGSKQKLPFSREGNYDEGTSHSLHVCPGCGVCMQDSNPRHPGYFIKPSEKDINYKLYTHLEPVAAEPEFSNTVKKGFVVEPEKLNSISDVDLVRKPEKPVVCARCHSLRHYGKVKDPSVENLLPDFDFDHTVGRKLASTSGTRSVVLMVVDAVDFDGSFPRKVAKLVSKTIEDNSSAWKQGKSGNVPRVILVVTKIDLLPSSLSPTRLEHWIRQRAREGGIIKITSLHMVSALRDWGLKNLVDDIVGLAGSRGSVWTVGAQNAGKSTLINSIGKHIGGKITHLTEAPVPGTTLGIVRVEGALPSQAKLFDTPGLLHPYQITTRLLREEQKLVYMTKELKPRTYRVKAGHSIHIAGLMRLDVEETSLDTIYVTVWASPYLPLHMGKVENATKMFQEHFGHQLQPPIGEKRVEELGNWVRREFHVGGNSWDSSSVDIAAAGLGWFAIGLKGEAVLGVWTYEGVDVVQRNSLIPYRSNTFEVTGFTVSKIVSQSDRASNKPRQQNDKKTKRIDSKSLSSSVESPLLTSDGGN